Proteins encoded within one genomic window of Nitrospira sp.:
- the hemB gene encoding porphobilinogen synthase: MGFPIQRLRRLRQHESLRRMVRETTLSPSDFIYPLFVVEGQGRREEIASMPGQFRLSIDVLVKEAGEILALGIPAIILFGIPARKDERGSSGWDPNGIVQRAIRAVKQQVPGLLVITDVCIDEYTDHGHCGIVKDGKVLNDETLECLTVMARTHAEAGADMVAPSDMMDGRVAAIRRELDRSGFSELPILAYAAKFSSCFYAPFRDAAFSSPQFGDRQSYQMDPANAREALREIDLDVEEGADIVMVKPALPYLDIIALARARTLLPLAAYQVSGEYSMIKAAARAGWLDESRAMMESLLAIKRAGADLILSYFAKDAVKLLR; this comes from the coding sequence ATGGGGTTTCCGATCCAGCGCCTCCGACGTCTGCGGCAACATGAATCGTTGCGTCGAATGGTACGTGAAACGACGCTGTCTCCGTCAGATTTTATCTATCCGCTGTTTGTGGTCGAGGGACAGGGGCGCCGTGAAGAGATTGCATCGATGCCCGGCCAATTTCGGCTCTCCATCGATGTGTTGGTCAAAGAAGCGGGAGAGATTCTGGCCTTAGGGATTCCGGCCATCATTCTTTTCGGCATTCCAGCGCGCAAAGATGAGCGTGGTAGTTCCGGATGGGACCCAAACGGGATTGTGCAGCGGGCGATCAGAGCCGTCAAACAACAGGTGCCGGGATTGCTTGTGATCACAGATGTCTGTATCGACGAGTATACCGACCATGGACATTGCGGAATCGTCAAAGATGGAAAAGTTCTCAATGATGAGACGCTCGAATGCCTCACGGTGATGGCCCGCACCCATGCTGAGGCTGGAGCCGATATGGTTGCGCCGTCGGATATGATGGATGGTCGTGTTGCGGCGATCCGACGCGAACTAGATCGCTCCGGGTTCTCTGAGCTGCCGATTCTGGCCTATGCGGCCAAGTTTTCCTCTTGTTTCTATGCCCCGTTTCGCGACGCGGCGTTTTCCAGTCCTCAATTTGGTGACCGACAGTCCTATCAGATGGACCCGGCGAATGCGCGCGAAGCGCTTCGCGAGATCGATCTCGATGTCGAAGAAGGTGCCGATATCGTCATGGTCAAACCGGCGTTACCGTACCTGGACATCATTGCGCTGGCCCGCGCTCGTACACTCCTCCCTCTCGCTGCGTATCAGGTGAGCGGTGAGTACAGTATGATTAAGGCGGCAGCAAGGGCGGGGTGGCTTGATGAGTCACGTGCCATGATGGAATCGCTGTTGGCAATCAAACGGGCAGGAGCCGATCTGATCTTGTCGTACTTTGCTAAAGACGCTGTCAAGCTGCTTCGTTGA
- the ribF gene encoding riboflavin biosynthesis protein RibF has product MNVTRGYSDEVVRPYPVGTIGNFDGHHLGHHALLKQVVETARAARGTAVVLTFDPHPVKILAPHVDLRFLTSADEKRARFEQAGIDEVVSLEFTQAFAAFSPEIFAEQVLSKGLGLKEVFVGQHFAFGHKRVGKIDDLIALGKQFGFVVHPTPPVMIDGGVVSSTRIRQLINAGQVDQAAVLLGRHYALSGVVAPGEGRGRRLGCATANLRLPPGRVAPADGIYASVTILNQERYDSIAYIGTRPTFDGGERGLEVSILDGTHELYGRTLSVEFISRIRGDAQFNSGEALSRQIASDVDSARGILRRYHETIGKR; this is encoded by the coding sequence ATGAACGTGACCCGCGGATATTCGGATGAGGTCGTGCGGCCGTATCCAGTGGGGACCATCGGGAATTTCGATGGGCATCATCTCGGGCATCATGCGCTCTTGAAACAAGTGGTCGAGACGGCTCGCGCTGCTCGGGGAACTGCCGTCGTCTTGACGTTCGATCCTCACCCGGTGAAAATTCTTGCGCCTCACGTTGATCTGCGGTTCCTGACGAGTGCGGACGAAAAACGTGCTCGTTTCGAACAAGCGGGAATCGATGAAGTGGTCTCCCTGGAGTTCACGCAAGCCTTTGCTGCCTTCTCTCCGGAGATATTCGCCGAGCAGGTTCTTTCCAAGGGACTTGGGCTGAAAGAGGTGTTTGTTGGACAACATTTTGCCTTTGGCCACAAGCGAGTAGGGAAGATCGATGATTTGATTGCGCTCGGCAAGCAATTCGGTTTTGTTGTCCATCCGACTCCTCCGGTGATGATCGATGGAGGAGTGGTCAGCTCGACGAGAATCAGGCAGCTGATCAACGCCGGACAGGTTGATCAAGCGGCAGTGTTACTTGGCCGACACTATGCGCTGAGCGGAGTTGTCGCTCCGGGCGAGGGGAGAGGGCGAAGGCTTGGATGTGCGACTGCGAACCTTCGACTGCCTCCAGGCCGTGTGGCTCCGGCTGACGGGATTTATGCTTCCGTCACGATCCTGAATCAGGAACGGTATGATTCCATCGCCTATATCGGTACGAGACCCACCTTTGATGGTGGTGAGCGGGGATTGGAGGTTTCCATTCTGGATGGGACTCACGAGCTGTATGGACGCACGCTCTCGGTTGAGTTTATCAGTCGTATCCGAGGCGACGCACAGTTTAATAGTGGAGAAGCGTTGAGCCGACAGATCGCCTCCGACGTGGATTCTGCGAGGGGCATCCTCCGTCGATATCATGAAACAATCGGAAAGCGATAA
- the tilS gene encoding tRNA lysidine(34) synthetase TilS — translation MKQSESDKSLNLVLSRSINTMAWPPLVHRVVRTIRSRSLFQHGQHIVVAISGGPDSVALLSILSHLRSSWVLTLSAVHCNYGLRGAESEGDQQFVEAFCQELGVSLHVRRVGLQTEGRRVSVQAMARDIRYRVMQEVAEQCGADRIAVGHTANDQAETVVLWMLRGAGLTGLSGMPAFRDDNVIRPLYETTRQEILAYLCKAGVSFREDSSNVKPQYLRNRVRREVIPVLTQLVPSSVNALCRLAEICREDDRYLDQQITALSSSAMERASDGGWTIDRVSLLELPVSLQRRCVRNLFRQTDDQFRSPSLRMVDRIIRLASKREAGSSLDVKGGHVVVSDRHLRFVPLQARAISHVGQPHGSCQEFLSVPGELLWSGTGQRLQVQQQAGSQLCTPLGKDRILVDADQVSLPLMVRNWLPGDRFHPSGMGGQSKKLQDFFMDLKIPIAVRSRIPLVVAPEGILWVVGYRQDERWASTTTTKRCLVFTCEDLA, via the coding sequence ATGAAACAATCGGAAAGCGATAAATCCCTGAACCTGGTCTTGAGCAGATCTATCAATACAATGGCCTGGCCTCCGCTCGTGCATCGGGTGGTTCGAACGATTCGGTCCAGAAGCCTTTTCCAACACGGGCAGCATATAGTGGTCGCTATCTCGGGTGGCCCGGACTCCGTCGCATTGTTATCGATCCTCTCTCATCTCCGGTCAAGTTGGGTGCTGACCTTGTCAGCCGTCCATTGTAACTATGGATTGCGAGGGGCTGAGTCTGAGGGGGACCAACAATTTGTAGAGGCGTTTTGCCAAGAGCTCGGAGTTTCTCTCCATGTTCGACGGGTTGGATTACAGACCGAAGGGCGCAGGGTATCCGTGCAGGCTATGGCCCGTGACATCCGCTATCGGGTGATGCAGGAGGTTGCTGAGCAATGTGGTGCCGATCGCATTGCCGTGGGCCATACGGCAAACGACCAGGCGGAGACCGTTGTGCTCTGGATGCTTCGTGGTGCGGGACTGACTGGGTTGTCCGGCATGCCAGCGTTCCGGGATGACAATGTGATTCGGCCTTTGTATGAGACGACGCGGCAGGAGATTCTGGCGTATCTTTGCAAGGCGGGCGTGTCGTTTCGTGAGGACTCCAGCAATGTCAAACCGCAGTACCTGCGGAACCGAGTGAGGAGGGAGGTCATTCCTGTTCTGACTCAGCTGGTCCCATCGAGCGTCAATGCGCTCTGTAGGCTCGCAGAGATCTGCAGGGAAGACGATCGCTATTTGGATCAACAGATTACCGCCCTCTCCTCGTCTGCTATGGAACGAGCATCCGACGGAGGCTGGACGATCGATCGGGTGTCTCTTCTTGAACTTCCAGTATCTCTTCAACGGCGTTGTGTCCGAAACCTCTTTCGGCAGACTGATGACCAATTTCGCTCCCCCAGTCTTCGAATGGTTGATCGCATCATTCGCCTGGCCTCAAAGAGGGAAGCTGGTTCAAGTCTCGATGTGAAGGGGGGGCACGTTGTTGTCAGTGATCGCCATCTACGATTTGTTCCGCTTCAAGCACGAGCGATCTCCCATGTTGGACAACCGCACGGCAGCTGTCAGGAATTCTTATCTGTGCCTGGAGAGCTTCTATGGTCTGGAACGGGTCAACGACTTCAGGTACAGCAGCAGGCAGGTAGCCAGCTGTGTACTCCTCTCGGAAAAGATCGGATTCTGGTGGATGCCGATCAGGTGTCTTTGCCACTGATGGTACGGAATTGGTTGCCGGGAGATCGATTTCATCCCTCTGGCATGGGAGGACAGTCAAAGAAGCTCCAGGATTTTTTTATGGATCTGAAGATACCGATTGCAGTCCGATCGCGTATTCCTCTGGTGGTGGCTCCCGAGGGAATCCTGTGGGTCGTTGGCTATCGACAGGATGAACGCTGGGCGTCCACCACTACTACGAAACGCTGTCTGGTCTTCACGTGCGAAGATCTAGCATGA
- the hpt gene encoding hypoxanthine phosphoribosyltransferase yields MERMFGRPIVTQEQMRSRIRELGRQISADYAGKDLVLVGVLKGAYAFFADLARAIRIPVRVDFIIVTSYGTQTKTSGKVKLVTELTEKIKNRDVLLVEDIVDSGLTIQYLTKALAKQKPRSIKVCTLLSKPERRVVDVPLQYIGFRIPDQYVVGYGLDYQQQYRNLPYLAVLDQRNQQEE; encoded by the coding sequence ATGGAACGTATGTTTGGACGTCCGATCGTGACCCAAGAGCAGATGCGAAGCCGCATCCGTGAGTTGGGCCGACAGATCAGTGCTGACTATGCTGGCAAGGATCTTGTGCTTGTCGGTGTGCTCAAGGGGGCTTATGCGTTTTTTGCTGATTTGGCACGCGCGATTCGAATTCCAGTGCGGGTCGATTTCATCATCGTGACGAGCTACGGAACGCAAACGAAGACGTCCGGGAAGGTCAAGCTCGTGACCGAGCTGACCGAAAAGATCAAGAATAGAGATGTGCTACTCGTTGAGGATATCGTCGATTCAGGATTGACGATTCAATATCTTACCAAGGCCCTGGCCAAGCAGAAACCGAGAAGCATTAAGGTCTGCACCTTGCTGAGTAAGCCAGAACGCCGCGTTGTTGATGTCCCGTTGCAGTATATTGGGTTCAGAATTCCGGACCAGTACGTCGTGGGATATGGACTTGATTATCAGCAACAGTACCGGAACCTTCCATACCTCGCCGTTCTCGACCAGCGAAACCAGCAAGAGGAGTAG
- a CDS encoding ATP-dependent metallopeptidase FtsH/Yme1/Tma family protein — MNSRVKNLLFWVVVGLFMILLFNLFSVPTHAPEEEVIFSDFMAKLDKGDFEKVIIKGNHISGVLKDKTRIRTYSADYPEFVKVLREKDVQIEVKPPEESPWYITFLVTWGPFILFLGLWFFLMRQMQIGGNKALSFGKSRARMLTEERKKITFSDVAGVDEAKEEVLEIIEFLKDPRKFQKLGGRIPKGVLVVGPPGTGKTLLAKAIAGEAGVPFFSISGSDFVEMFVGVGASRVRDLFEQGKKHAPCIIFIDEIDAVGRLRGAGLGGGHDEREQTLNQLLVEMDGFDTTEGVILVAATNRPDVLDPALLRPGRFDRQVMVNRPDLKGRSEILKVHTKKVPVATNVELEKIARGTPGFSGADLENLVNEAALWAARQNKKEVENIDFEMAKDKVMMGAERKSMFLTEEEKRITAYHEAGHVLMAKLLPGTDPVHKVTIIPRGRALGVTMQLPTDDRHNYSKEFLYNNLAILMGGRVAEELVFKHVTTGAGNDLERATDLARKMVCEWGMSEKLGPLTFGQKEDSVFLGRDFATKRDVSDQVALEIDLEIKRFVTENYERAKRVLTEQMTSLKAVAEALLEKEVLDALEIDQILLQSSSQTVPA; from the coding sequence ATGAATTCCCGGGTCAAGAACCTGCTTTTTTGGGTGGTGGTCGGCTTGTTCATGATTCTCCTGTTCAATCTGTTCAGTGTGCCGACTCACGCGCCTGAAGAAGAAGTGATATTCAGCGATTTTATGGCAAAGCTCGATAAGGGTGATTTTGAAAAAGTCATCATCAAGGGTAATCATATCAGCGGGGTCCTGAAGGACAAAACTCGCATCCGTACCTATTCCGCTGACTATCCTGAGTTTGTGAAGGTCCTTCGTGAGAAAGATGTTCAGATTGAGGTGAAACCACCGGAAGAGAGTCCGTGGTATATCACGTTCCTGGTTACGTGGGGACCATTTATCCTGTTCCTTGGTCTCTGGTTTTTCCTGATGCGTCAGATGCAAATTGGGGGGAACAAGGCTCTGTCATTCGGAAAGAGTCGCGCCCGAATGCTGACGGAAGAACGAAAGAAGATCACATTTTCAGACGTCGCTGGTGTTGATGAGGCAAAAGAGGAAGTTCTCGAAATCATTGAGTTCCTAAAAGATCCTCGTAAATTTCAGAAGCTTGGTGGGCGCATACCGAAGGGTGTGCTGGTCGTCGGCCCTCCAGGAACAGGAAAGACCTTACTTGCGAAGGCAATAGCAGGAGAAGCTGGAGTGCCATTCTTCAGCATTAGCGGATCTGATTTCGTAGAGATGTTTGTAGGTGTCGGAGCTTCGCGGGTCAGGGATTTGTTTGAACAAGGGAAGAAGCATGCCCCCTGCATCATTTTTATAGACGAAATTGATGCGGTTGGTCGTTTACGGGGCGCAGGCCTCGGTGGTGGGCATGATGAACGGGAACAAACGCTCAATCAGTTGCTTGTGGAAATGGATGGCTTCGATACAACCGAGGGAGTCATTTTGGTCGCCGCGACCAATCGTCCTGATGTACTCGATCCGGCCTTGCTGAGACCTGGACGCTTTGACCGGCAGGTGATGGTTAATCGCCCGGACCTCAAAGGCCGGTCAGAAATCTTGAAGGTCCATACGAAGAAAGTTCCTGTCGCTACGAATGTCGAATTAGAAAAAATTGCCAGAGGAACTCCTGGATTTTCAGGTGCTGATCTGGAAAACCTCGTGAATGAAGCGGCACTGTGGGCGGCTCGCCAGAACAAGAAGGAAGTCGAAAACATAGACTTCGAGATGGCGAAAGATAAGGTGATGATGGGGGCCGAACGGAAGAGTATGTTTCTTACCGAAGAGGAAAAGAGGATTACTGCCTACCATGAAGCCGGCCACGTATTGATGGCGAAGCTCTTACCAGGGACGGACCCGGTTCATAAGGTGACGATTATTCCAAGAGGTCGCGCTTTGGGCGTGACAATGCAACTGCCGACAGATGATCGGCACAACTACTCGAAGGAATTTCTCTACAATAACTTGGCGATTCTTATGGGTGGACGTGTCGCTGAAGAGCTTGTCTTCAAACATGTCACAACAGGAGCCGGCAATGATCTGGAACGTGCAACGGATCTTGCCCGTAAGATGGTATGCGAGTGGGGTATGAGCGAGAAGTTGGGTCCTTTGACCTTTGGCCAAAAGGAAGATTCAGTGTTTCTTGGGCGAGACTTTGCTACGAAACGGGATGTCAGTGATCAAGTGGCGCTTGAAATCGATCTTGAGATCAAGCGCTTTGTCACGGAAAACTATGAACGTGCGAAACGTGTACTCACTGAACAGATGACGAGTCTGAAGGCTGTAGCGGAGGCACTACTTGAAAAAGAAGTGCTTGACGCACTAGAAATTGATCAGATTCTGTTGCAATCCTCCTCTCAAACAGTTCCAGCCTAA
- the folP gene encoding dihydropteroate synthase, whose translation MGVVNVTTDSFYDGGRYVESERAIAHALELVEQGADIIDLGGESTRPGACPVSEQDELAHVIPVVKGLVHRVSVPISIDTSKSRVAEVALDYGASIINDVSALRQDPAMASVIARFDAAVVLMHMQGTPQTMQQSPQYSDVVGEVVRFLEGRVQMALRAGIAGTNILLDPGFGFGKLVNHNLDLLDGLSAIAALNRPVLVGLSRKAFIGNVVERPVEHREWGTAAAVALAVDRGAHILRVHDVAMMIDVVKMAAALNPRWSSYRQEHDA comes from the coding sequence ATGGGCGTCGTGAATGTCACGACTGATTCTTTCTATGATGGTGGACGCTATGTCGAGTCTGAACGAGCCATTGCCCACGCACTGGAACTTGTCGAGCAGGGTGCGGACATCATCGATCTCGGGGGAGAGTCCACTCGGCCAGGCGCCTGTCCTGTTAGTGAACAGGATGAACTGGCTCATGTTATCCCAGTTGTGAAGGGTCTAGTCCATCGGGTGTCGGTCCCAATCTCGATCGATACGAGCAAGTCGCGAGTCGCTGAAGTCGCCCTGGATTATGGAGCGTCGATCATCAACGACGTGAGCGCACTGCGGCAAGATCCTGCCATGGCGTCGGTCATTGCCCGCTTCGATGCGGCAGTTGTTCTGATGCACATGCAAGGGACTCCGCAAACGATGCAACAATCACCACAGTATTCCGATGTGGTTGGCGAAGTCGTGCGCTTTCTTGAGGGACGTGTGCAAATGGCTCTCCGTGCAGGGATTGCCGGAACGAACATCCTGCTTGATCCAGGCTTTGGTTTTGGTAAGCTGGTGAATCATAACCTTGACCTTCTTGATGGGTTATCTGCTATCGCAGCATTGAACCGTCCCGTATTGGTCGGTCTGTCACGAAAGGCGTTTATTGGGAATGTTGTTGAACGGCCTGTTGAACATCGAGAATGGGGGACTGCAGCGGCGGTGGCACTGGCAGTTGATCGCGGTGCTCACATTCTGCGTGTTCATGATGTTGCCATGATGATTGACGTAGTCAAGATGGCTGCGGCGCTGAATCCACGCTGGTCATCTTACAGACAGGAGCATGATGCGTAA
- a CDS encoding phosphoglucosamine mutase, giving the protein MRKLFGTDGVRGVANLDPMTSEMAMQLGRAAAHIFMRRAGRHQIVIGKDTRISGYMLESALMAGICSMGVDVLLVGPMPTPAIAFLTRSLRADAGVVISASHNPYQDNGIKFFSKDGFKLPDEVEARIEELIVSDEISHLRPTADLIGKAYRIDDAAGRYIEFAKRSLPKDLDFQGIKLVVDCANGAAYNVAPMVLRELGATIEVIGNKPDGMNINARCGAVHPELLQEQVLRHKADLGIALDGDADRAVFVCEQGTVIDGDHVMAALGLDLHQSGLLVKQTLVGTVMSNFGLELSMSKAGIKLIRTPVGDRYLLERMLAEGYSFGGEQSGHFIFLDHNTTGDGLISALQILSLVKRTKKPLSELAKAMTAVPQVLVNVQVTKKPRLESIPDIDCAIQASERRLNGCGRVLIRYSGTEPLLRIMVEGEQSTMVKEVADELARVVRKHIG; this is encoded by the coding sequence ATGCGTAAATTATTTGGAACCGATGGTGTCCGAGGGGTCGCCAATCTCGATCCCATGACTAGTGAAATGGCGATGCAGCTCGGACGGGCCGCTGCGCATATTTTCATGCGACGAGCGGGCCGCCATCAGATTGTCATCGGTAAAGACACCCGTATCTCAGGGTATATGCTCGAATCTGCATTGATGGCAGGAATCTGTTCGATGGGGGTGGATGTGCTGCTGGTTGGGCCGATGCCTACGCCGGCGATCGCATTCTTGACTAGAAGCCTACGGGCAGATGCAGGAGTGGTCATTTCGGCCTCGCACAATCCGTATCAAGACAATGGTATTAAGTTTTTCTCAAAGGACGGATTTAAGCTCCCAGATGAAGTCGAAGCGCGTATTGAAGAGCTGATCGTATCAGATGAAATCAGCCATCTTCGTCCGACGGCAGACCTCATCGGGAAAGCCTACCGCATTGATGATGCAGCGGGGCGCTATATTGAATTTGCAAAGCGGTCCTTACCCAAGGACTTGGATTTTCAGGGGATCAAGCTCGTCGTCGATTGTGCAAATGGCGCGGCATACAATGTGGCTCCGATGGTGCTCAGAGAATTAGGCGCCACGATTGAGGTCATTGGCAATAAACCAGACGGGATGAATATCAATGCCAGGTGTGGCGCCGTTCATCCTGAGTTGCTTCAGGAGCAAGTGCTTCGCCACAAAGCCGATCTTGGAATCGCATTGGACGGCGATGCCGATCGAGCCGTCTTTGTCTGCGAGCAAGGAACGGTCATTGATGGCGATCATGTCATGGCGGCCTTAGGCCTGGATCTTCATCAAAGCGGGCTCCTTGTCAAGCAAACCTTGGTGGGAACCGTGATGAGCAACTTTGGGCTGGAGTTGTCGATGTCGAAAGCGGGCATCAAGCTGATTCGGACGCCGGTTGGTGATCGATATCTGCTCGAACGAATGTTGGCGGAGGGCTATAGCTTCGGAGGAGAACAATCAGGACATTTCATCTTTCTCGACCATAATACAACCGGAGACGGCCTCATTTCGGCCCTGCAGATCTTGTCCTTGGTGAAGCGAACCAAGAAGCCGTTATCCGAGTTAGCGAAGGCGATGACGGCCGTACCACAAGTGTTGGTGAATGTGCAGGTCACGAAGAAGCCGAGATTGGAATCGATTCCCGATATTGATTGCGCCATCCAAGCGAGCGAACGTCGCCTGAACGGATGTGGGCGAGTTCTCATCAGATATTCAGGGACAGAGCCACTGTTGCGGATCATGGTGGAAGGAGAACAGTCTACCATGGTTAAGGAAGTGGCTGATGAGCTAGCCAGGGTCGTACGAAAGCATATCGGCTGA
- a CDS encoding DNA internalization-related competence protein ComEC/Rec2, producing MLPSLAAVFVLGLLYGSQFSFFPLSIIALLAGIAVGFSLLERGGHIDSRFALLLYSSLLSGVVYWSLATPTSEPRPMLPPLHETVQASVNGRVIAPVQHGVRRQTILVQTDESDSPAKRIRLVWRDPGITLHHGDHITFRGKLHRPRGSLNPGGFDYAAYVERQGIDRMTTVTGAQAVTLLDTETPIGLWRVWSRIDHWRASIRAAALSTLSQPTRGLFLGMIIGERGYLDPELQDWFMVTGTVHLLSISGSHLGLVAIVAFWLVRRLVLGLPAALLLSLSRTVTPSKIAILFAWPTVALYALLAGAELATMRSLVMITLAMIAMWFGHERHLGHAMAVALLAILLHDPRAIFDISFQLSFVSVLAMVRMIIITPSSSANADVAGGDSHLRGRLMSHGLQMLLMSGAVTVATLPLVMLYFNQVPWMGIMTNLIAVPFTGIILVPVGLFVALWAIMTGAESLILGPVMEQLFGLLVLGLQWCARFPGGEWHVAAPAIPALALFYVGLLLTSFQTIPWRVRVASAGLTMLLIGWWLSPSASQADGDRWRVTFLDVGQGDSAVAELPDGQTVLIDGGGRYERFDMGRNVVAPFLWSRGIRHLDHVIGTHQQLDHVGGLIWVLQHLSVGQYWGGGIERSEQFVEDLTAALRDQRIDHHIAVRGQDLLRSGQCRLSILNPPETSVVRESTQTPTGTLLNNLSIVSRLQCGTSSILFAADIETAGLKRLNEGVSQPVTVLKVPHHGARSSLDVDWIQQIHPRYAVISVGAANPYGHPVESVLHAYQDQHSTVFRTDYDGAIWVTGRLSTSELTVARMRDLLVQPVDFPRCRWRCEYLNWRRLFLQFS from the coding sequence ATGCTCCCGTCCCTCGCGGCAGTGTTTGTCCTCGGTCTTTTGTACGGGTCACAGTTCTCCTTTTTCCCGCTCTCCATCATCGCCCTGCTGGCCGGCATCGCCGTTGGATTCAGCCTTCTTGAGCGAGGCGGCCATATCGACTCACGCTTCGCACTGCTCCTGTATTCTTCTCTCCTCTCGGGAGTCGTCTACTGGAGTCTTGCCACTCCGACGTCGGAACCTCGTCCGATGTTACCGCCACTTCATGAGACGGTTCAGGCCTCGGTCAACGGTCGGGTTATCGCTCCAGTCCAACACGGTGTAAGGCGTCAGACGATCTTGGTTCAAACCGATGAGTCTGATTCTCCAGCCAAACGTATACGCCTTGTCTGGCGTGACCCGGGTATCACGCTTCATCACGGTGACCATATTACGTTTCGGGGAAAGCTTCACCGTCCAAGAGGGTCCTTGAATCCTGGCGGATTCGATTATGCTGCCTATGTGGAACGTCAAGGTATCGACCGTATGACCACAGTGACCGGTGCTCAGGCGGTGACGTTGTTAGATACAGAGACCCCAATTGGGTTGTGGCGCGTATGGAGCCGGATCGATCATTGGAGGGCTTCGATACGTGCGGCAGCGCTCAGCACATTGAGCCAACCCACGCGAGGGCTGTTTCTCGGCATGATCATCGGTGAACGAGGCTATCTTGACCCAGAGCTCCAAGATTGGTTCATGGTGACCGGAACAGTTCATTTGCTTTCGATCTCCGGTTCACATCTTGGGCTGGTGGCCATCGTGGCATTTTGGTTGGTGAGAAGACTTGTGCTTGGGCTTCCCGCTGCTCTCTTATTGTCCCTTTCTCGAACCGTCACGCCATCGAAGATTGCCATCCTGTTCGCCTGGCCGACCGTTGCACTCTATGCCTTGCTGGCGGGAGCCGAGTTAGCGACTATGCGGTCACTCGTGATGATTACGTTGGCAATGATCGCCATGTGGTTCGGGCATGAACGCCATCTGGGGCATGCGATGGCGGTGGCTCTGTTGGCGATCCTCTTGCATGATCCCCGTGCCATCTTCGACATTTCCTTTCAACTGTCCTTTGTATCCGTACTCGCAATGGTCAGAATGATCATCATCACACCATCATCATCAGCAAACGCTGATGTGGCAGGGGGCGACAGTCATCTGAGAGGCCGTCTCATGAGCCATGGGCTCCAAATGCTATTGATGAGCGGGGCTGTGACCGTGGCGACGTTGCCATTGGTTATGCTCTATTTCAATCAGGTTCCGTGGATGGGCATCATGACCAATCTGATTGCTGTCCCGTTCACCGGTATTATCTTGGTGCCCGTGGGCCTGTTTGTCGCTCTGTGGGCGATTATGACGGGGGCCGAGTCTTTGATCCTTGGCCCAGTGATGGAGCAGTTGTTCGGATTGCTGGTGCTTGGATTACAGTGGTGTGCTCGCTTCCCAGGAGGGGAATGGCATGTGGCCGCACCGGCAATACCAGCGCTCGCTCTATTTTATGTCGGGTTACTCCTGACAAGCTTTCAGACAATACCGTGGCGCGTCCGAGTTGCAAGCGCTGGGCTGACGATGCTGTTGATCGGTTGGTGGCTGAGTCCATCTGCGTCGCAAGCGGACGGCGATCGGTGGCGTGTCACATTTCTTGATGTTGGACAAGGAGATAGTGCTGTCGCTGAGTTGCCGGATGGTCAGACCGTTTTGATCGACGGCGGCGGGCGATATGAACGATTTGACATGGGGAGGAATGTCGTCGCACCCTTTCTGTGGAGTCGTGGAATTCGTCATCTTGATCATGTCATCGGCACACATCAACAACTCGATCATGTGGGTGGGTTGATTTGGGTGCTTCAGCATCTGTCAGTCGGACAATACTGGGGTGGAGGGATAGAACGTTCCGAACAATTTGTTGAAGATCTCACTGCAGCTCTTCGTGATCAGCGGATCGATCATCACATCGCTGTGCGAGGCCAAGACCTGTTACGGTCCGGTCAGTGCCGACTCAGCATTCTCAATCCGCCTGAAACATCAGTGGTCCGTGAGTCGACTCAGACCCCTACGGGGACACTCTTGAACAATCTGTCTATTGTCTCGCGACTGCAGTGTGGAACCTCCTCCATCCTTTTTGCCGCTGATATTGAAACAGCTGGTTTGAAGCGATTAAACGAGGGAGTATCCCAGCCGGTGACCGTCCTGAAAGTACCCCATCATGGGGCGCGTAGCTCGCTTGATGTAGACTGGATTCAGCAAATTCACCCGCGATATGCAGTGATCTCAGTTGGTGCGGCGAATCCGTATGGACACCCGGTCGAATCGGTACTGCATGCGTATCAAGATCAACACAGTACGGTCTTTCGTACGGATTATGATGGAGCGATTTGGGTCACAGGTCGGCTCTCAACATCCGAGCTCACGGTGGCTCGTATGCGCGACCTTCTCGTGCAACCAGTCGACTTTCCACGTTGCCGTTGGCGTTGTGAGTATCTGAATTGGCGCCGGCTTTTCCTCCAATTCTCATAA